Proteins from a genomic interval of Sugiyamaella lignohabitans strain CBS 10342 chromosome C, complete sequence:
- the URA5 gene encoding orotate phosphoribosyltransferase URA5 (Major orotate phosphoribosyltransferase (OPRTase) isozyme; catalyzes the fifth enzymatic step in de novo biosynthesis of pyrimidines, converting orotate into orotidine-5'-phosphate; URA5 has a paralog, URA10, that arose from the whole genome duplication; GO_component: GO:0005737 - cytoplasm [Evidence IDA] [PMID 11914276]; GO_component: GO:0005737 - cytoplasm [Evidence IDA] [PMID 14562095]; GO_component: GO:0005634 - nucleus [Evidence IDA] [PMID 14562095]; GO_function: GO:0004588 - orotate phosphoribosyltransferase activity [Evidence IEA,IEA]; GO_function: GO:0004588 - orotate phosphoribosyltransferase activity [Evidence IMP] [PMID 4550660]; GO_function: GO:0004588 - orotate phosphoribosyltransferase activity [Evidence IDA] [PMID 9882434]; GO_function: GO:0016740 - transferase activity [Evidence IEA]; GO_function: GO:0016757 - transferase activity, transferring glycosyl groups [Evidence IEA]; GO_process: GO:0044205 - 'de novo' UMP biosynthetic process [Evidence IEA]; GO_process: GO:0006207 - 'de novo' pyrimidine nucleobase biosynthetic process [Evidence IMP] [PMID 4550660]; GO_process: GO:0009116 - nucleoside metabolic process [Evidence IEA]; GO_process: GO:0006221 - pyrimidine nucleotide biosynthetic process [Evidence IEA,IEA]; GO_process: GO:0046132 - pyrimidine ribonucleoside biosynthetic process [Evidence IMP] [PMID 4550660]; GO_process: GO:0046132 - pyrimidine ribonucleoside biosynthetic process [Evidence IDA] [PMID 9882434]) — MLQDLVFRFLSVETVNMSSSFQNILIESAIASKALKFGEFTLKSGRLSPYFFNSGLLYTGQALAALAGAYAKTIIEADIEFDIIFGPAYKGIALAAITAAKLAELNPEKYNKIEYAYNRKEAKDHGEGGVLVGAPLAGKKILILDDIITAGTAIQQAYNIISDAKGTVTGIFLCMDRQEKGTDSDLSAVQVWSEKLNVPIKSIFNLEALIAYLVKGNILSNEEIASMEEYRKKYAIV, encoded by the coding sequence ATGTTGCAGGATCTTGTTTTCAGGTTTTTGTCAGTTGAAACGGTTAACatgtcttcttctttccaaaACATTCTTATTGAGAGCGCCATTGCCTCTAAGGCTTTGAAGTTTGGCGAGTTCACCTTGAAATCGGGCAGATTGTCGCCCTATTTTTTCAATAGTGGTCTTTTGTATACTGGACAGGCTCTGGCGGCTTTGGCTGGTGCCTATGCCAAGACCATTATTGAGGCTGATATCGagtttgatattattttcgGTCCTGCTTATAAGGGAATTGCTCTGGCTGCTATTACTGCTGCAAAGTTGGCTGAGCTCAATCCTGAAAAGTATAACAAGATCGAGTATGCTTACAACAGAAAGGAGGCCAAGGATCATGGTGAGGGTGGTGTTCTTGTAGGAGCTCCATTGGCTGGCAAGAAGATTCTTATTCTTGATGATATTATCACTGCCGGCACTGCTATTCAACAGGCTTATAATATCATTTCTGATGCTAAGGGTACTGTTACTGGTATCTTCCTTTGTATGGACCGTCAAGAGAAGGGTACCGATTCTGATCTGTCGGCCGTTCAAGTGTGGTCTGAAAAGCTCAATGTCCCTATTAAGAGTATCTTCAACCTCGAGGCTCTTATCGCATACTTGGTCAAGGGCAATATTTTGTCCAACGAAGAGATTGCCAGCATGGAGGAGTACCGCAAGAAGTACGCCATTGTCTAA
- the mug136 gene encoding acetylglucosaminyltransferase (predicted): MPVHIIDSEFHPKAIDFNGKKSKVGIVTFLSTRHSDNTFGDGIDPEKTDKHLPIQDHHNEKDDFFNATRVLAYKLLRDPKTKTQKDIPFLVMVTKTVDQWKRDQLMADGAHVFEVDYIPVLKSMQRGEKRWLDQYTKLRLFELTNFDRMLYMDADMLVTRSLDGIFEDPASYPIAAPENKAEHIPDEYLLAGVDDVYGTNNPIPRPPSDSFNAGFFVFKPSTDLFTKYHLMMSNPGLYNSNQMEQGLLNYVHRLNGNLPWQRLTPGKWSVTWPSYTDYKYGVATLHDKVWLPTRDSRLRELWMKDYKNMVAANGEVRPITVDEALEDLKPQHTATQISEPAAKTEATTVSESVAPDSEGKVENEVVPDATAVAEATGTPVSDDSLAAATNTGAIESSKPTENTEVEPTSKPNIGTSSSDIPSDDVDDVKPEIIPAATPVAEALPSSTEAEAKTDEVKSDELASIQIEDDVTVGTDTTLDDATNETESDETPYEAESTPSVKVAVEGTDGDIV; the protein is encoded by the coding sequence ATGCCAGTGCATATCATAGACTCAGAATTTCATCCGAAAGCTATAGACTTCAATGGTAAAAAGTCCAAGGTTGGAATAGTGACATTCTTGTCAACTCGTCATTCTGATAATACATTTGGTGACGGCATCGACCCCGAGAAAACAGACAAACATCTTCCTATTCAAGATCATCATAATGAAAAAGATGACTTTTTTAATGCCACCCGAGTTTTAGCATACAAACTTCTTCGTGATCCCAAAACAAAGACTCAAAAAGATATTCCATTCTTGGTCATGGTCACAAAGACCGTTGATCAATGGAAGAGAGATCAGTTGATGGCAGACGGAGCGCATGTGTTTGAAGTCGATTACATTCCTGTGCTGAAATCAATGCAGCGAGGTGAAAAAAGATGGCTCGATCAGTATACAAAGCTACGACTTTTCGAGTTGACTAATTTCGATCGCATGCTGTATATGGATGCTGATATGTTGGTGACGAGAAGTCTCGACGGCATTTTTGAAGACCCGGCCTCATATCcaatagcagcacctgaaAATAAAGCCGAGCATATTCCAGATGAATATCTTTTGGCAGGTGTTGACGATGTCTATGGTACGAATAACCCAATTCCACGACCTCCATCTGATTCTTTCAATGCAGGCTTTTTTGTGTTCAAGCCTTCGACGGATCTATTTACCAAGTATCATTTGATGATGTCAAATCCTGGTCTGTATAACAGTAATCAGATGGAACAAGGACTGTTAAACTATGTTCACAGACTGAACGGAAACTTGCCTTGGCAGCGACTGACGCCTGGTAAGTGGAGTGTCACCTGGCCCAGCTATACTGATTATAAGTATGGTGTAGCCACTTTACACGATAAGGTCTGGTTGCCAACTCGAGACAGTCGATTACGTGAACTGTGGATGAAGGACTACAAAAACATGGTAGCTGCCAATGGTGAAGTAAGACCCATTACTGTGGACGAGGCACTTGAAGATCTCAAGCCTCAACACACAGCCACGCAAATATCAGAACCTGCTGCAAAGACTGAGGCTACAACTGTTTCTGAATCTGTTGCACCCGATTCTGAAGGGAAGGTTGAAAATGAGGTGGTTCCCGATGCCACAGCTGTTGCAGAAGCGACTGGTACTCCAGTTTCCGACGACTCTTTGGCAGCTGCAACAAATACAGGGGCCATAGAGAGTTCTAAACCGACAGAAAATACGGAGGTTGAACCGACGAGTAAACCCAATATCGGAACATCCTCATCAGATATTCCCAGTGACGACGTTGACGACGTTAAACCAGAGATCATCCCGGCAGCAACTCCCGTTGCAGAAGCGTTACCGTCTTCAACTGAAGCCGAAGCTAAGACAGATGAAGTTAAGTCAGATGAATTAGCTAGCATTCAAATTGAAGACGATGTTACTGTTGGAACCGATACAACGCTAGATGACGCTACAAACGAGACTGAGTCTGATGAGACGCCGTATGAAGCAGAATCAACCCCATCCGTTAAAGTTGCCGTAGAGGGAACTGACGGCGATATTGTCTAA
- the SEC65 gene encoding Sec65p (Subunit of the signal recognition particle (SRP); involved in protein targeting to the ER; interacts with Srp54p; homolog of mammalian SRP19; GO_component: GO:0005737 - cytoplasm [Evidence IEA,IEA]; GO_component: GO:0030529 - ribonucleoprotein complex [Evidence IEA]; GO_component: GO:0048500 - signal recognition particle [Evidence IEA]; GO_component: GO:0005786 - signal recognition particle, endoplasmic reticulum targeting [Evidence IEA]; GO_component: GO:0005786 - signal recognition particle, endoplasmic reticulum targeting [Evidence IDA] [PMID 1313947]; GO_component: GO:0005786 - signal recognition particle, endoplasmic reticulum targeting [Evidence IMP,ISS] [PMID 1313948]; GO_function: GO:0008312 - 7S RNA binding [Evidence IEA]; GO_function: GO:0008312 - 7S RNA binding [Evidence IDA] [PMID 14681587]; GO_process: GO:0006614 - SRP-dependent cotranslational protein targeting to membrane [Evidence IEA]; GO_process: GO:0006617 - SRP-dependent cotranslational protein targeting to membrane, signal sequence recognition [Evidence IMP] [PMID 1313947]; GO_process: GO:0045047 - protein targeting to ER [Evidence IMP] [PMID 1313948]) — protein sequence MPTLEEISDDDIDDIDNMDYDPSDFDPKNPFAKSNPVNVRSPFGEPSQPASSAVAAPASESPSGSAAGSGTASPSGPDPSRRPANYPTAGGIPVINNTEDMDQFKTWQVIYPVYFDASKTHAEGRRVSKDLAVENPLAQTIMDALRTIGVRTVFEITKVHPKDWANPGRIRVQLRDGTSRVPIKNKRHLYILIGQYLKSHPTTDKTPLESPVYASLAQQQGIQLPEKSEPLAIPTGWKINTILPLTSRALSGGEATDEMMSQMQNQMFPGLNMPDVKPPKKKIIRAR from the coding sequence ATGCCTACTCTTGAGGAAATTAGTGACGATGATATCGATGATATCGATAACATGGATTATGATCCTTCGGATTTCGATCCTAAAAACCCATTTGCCAAGAGCAATCCTGTCAATGTCAGATCTCCATTTGGTGAACCTTCGCagccagcttcttctgctgtagcagctcctgcttcagAATCTCCTTCGggctctgctgctggctcgGGAACTGCTTCTCCATCTGGTCCAGATCCTTCGCGACGTCCTGCAAATTATCCAACTGCTGGTGGCATTCCTGTCATTAATAACACTGAAGACATGGATCAGTTCAAAACTTGGCAGGTCATTTACCCAGTGTACTTTGATGCTTCAAAAACTCATGCTGAGGGACGACGGGTTTCTAAAGACCTGGCTGTAGAAAACCCATTAGCTCAGACTATTATGGATGCACTTCGAACTATTGGCGTTCGAACTGTGTTCGAGATCACTAAAGTCCATCCCAAGGATTGGGCCAATCCTGGCCGTATCAGAGTCCAGCTTCGCGACGGTACAAGCAGAGTCCctatcaaaaacaaacgtcatttatatattctCATCGGACAGTACCTCAAAAGCCATCCGACTACCGATAAGACTCCATTAGAATCTCCCGTGTACGCTTCTTTGGCCCAACAACAAGGTATTCAATTGCCCGAAAAGTCTGAGCCTTTAGCCATCCCAACAGGCTGGAAAATCAATACAATCCTTCCTCTGACCAGTCGAGCTCTTAGCGGAGGCGAAGCCACTGATGAAATGATGTCTCAGATGCAGAACCAGATGTTCCCTGGTCTGAACATGCCTGATGTCAAACctccaaagaagaagattattCGTGCTCGATAG